The Branchiostoma floridae strain S238N-H82 chromosome 1, Bfl_VNyyK, whole genome shotgun sequence sequence NNNNNNNNNNNNNNNNNNNNNNNNNNNNNNNNNNNNNNNNNNNNNNNNNNNNAAAGATATCTAATAGACATCAAAACGTGAGATGCaccattgattatacaaatgaaacCTTCAATAACTTATTCGATATGAATTTTGTGCCATGCACAGGTAAATACTACATCGTGACCATGACGTTGATGTCCCTATCGACTGCAATGACCATCTTCGTCATGAACGTGCACCACTGCGGCCCTGACCGCCGCCCCGTCCCGAGATGGATCCGCCGCTTCTTCCTGGACACCATCGCACCGATCCTGGTCGGGGAAGCCGGCGGGCGGAAGGGCAGCGTGAGCCCGAGCGGCACCAGCGACACCCCGGTGGACATCACCGCCGAGGACACCGTCCAAACCGTCATGGAAGAATGCGAGCTCCGAAACCAGAAGGGGCACATGTCGAACGGGGTGGTCGCTCCTGCCATGGCACGCAATCTTCCCCGCCTCAGCTTTACCGGCTTCGACACCTGCAAGAGTTCTTTCCTCTCTGACGACGTCCTCCGATCAAGAAACCTGGCCACTGACCCAACTAATAATGCTTTCAACGTACTGCAGCACAAGTCCGAACTGtccaatattgctaagaatgtGGAGTGTGTGGCTAACTACGTACAGGGCCGAGCACAGGAGTGGGAAATACAGGGAGACTGGGCTAAGGTTGCCAAGGTGATAGATCGTATCTTCATGTGTATCTTTATCTTTGTGGGTGCCATCATCAGTATACTGATACTCACTAAGGTTATTTAGATACCCCATATCCCAAAGTATGTAACTCAATGTTGCATTCGTGGTTACACCAAGCACACCTGGCTCCCATCAATTTATCTACATAATGTAGTGTAGAATGGGTCTGCTAGCTGATCGCCCCTGTAAAAGACCGTTGTCGTTGTGGGAGGCCAGTTTGCGTTGGCCATCCAAGCTGCTTTGTAAGCGCCAACGATTTGTTGGCAAAATGCCAGACATCCATGTTACTACTAGTACTCTAGATGCAAAATTAACATCACAAGAGGGCATGTCATTGCATTGATCGTATCGAACATCGAGGCATAgtttatccaaggaggttaaaaacctcTTTGGTTTATCAACGTTTCCCTGCTGCCTCCTTGCAGTATCTGTCTAAACTGCAATACAGGCTTATCAAAGTAGGAAGCACCAACtgcagcctcgttttggtgcatgaCCTGATGGATGACCTTGGgaaattcaaaatggccgccgcaATATTGGCCAAAGGTCTATTATCTATTTGGGGCTCAAGTGCTTGGTACATGCTCTCAATGCGTCCACATCTTTTAAGCAGTGTGAGAAATTATGAACTCCAGAAGGGCAACGAATGCAAGTTTGATTAATATGGCCATTNNNNNNNNNNNNNNNNNNNNNNNNNNNNNNNNNNNNNNNNNNNNNNNNNNN is a genomic window containing:
- the LOC118419371 gene encoding neuronal acetylcholine receptor subunit alpha-9-like; this translates as MTLMSLSTAMTIFVMNVHHCGPDRRPVPRWIRRFFLDTIAPILVGEAGGRKGSVSPSGTSDTPVDITAEDTVQTVMEECELRNQKGHMSNGVVAPAMARNLPRLSFTGFDTCKSSFLSDDVLRSRNLATDPTNNAFNVLQHKSELSNIAKNVECVANYVQGRAQEWEIQGDWAKVAKVIDRIFMCIFIFVGAIISILILTKVI